In the Mycolicibacterium thermoresistibile genome, one interval contains:
- a CDS encoding D-sedoheptulose-7-phosphate isomerase: protein MTPSPDHPEDTGADGTNFLYPFIDSEEHDAAALLDDLAASARSKSAESARLQQESLDLYADRLASAGAAMAERFRRGGRLYTFGNGGSSTDAATLAALFSRPARGRAVPAWSLAADEAVVTALGNDVGFELIFKRQIIAHARDRDIAIALSTSGNSDDLMTAITEAHRRGLLTIGFSGHDGGRMAVADDLDHCFTVHSQSIHRIQESHAMLGYRLWSVAQDQLARRPSTVDVR, encoded by the coding sequence GGCACCAACTTCCTCTACCCGTTCATCGACTCCGAAGAGCACGACGCGGCCGCCCTGCTCGACGACCTCGCCGCGTCTGCTCGGTCGAAATCCGCCGAAAGCGCTCGGCTGCAGCAGGAATCGCTCGACCTGTATGCCGACCGGTTGGCATCGGCGGGCGCGGCGATGGCCGAGCGGTTCCGCCGCGGCGGCCGGCTGTACACCTTCGGCAACGGTGGAAGTTCCACCGACGCGGCGACATTGGCGGCCCTGTTCAGCAGGCCGGCGCGGGGACGCGCGGTCCCGGCGTGGTCGTTGGCCGCCGACGAGGCGGTGGTGACCGCGCTGGGCAACGACGTCGGATTCGAGTTGATCTTCAAACGCCAGATCATCGCCCACGCCCGCGACCGGGACATCGCGATCGCACTGTCGACGTCGGGCAACTCCGACGATCTGATGACCGCGATCACCGAGGCGCATCGACGGGGGTTGCTGACCATCGGGTTCTCCGGCCACGACGGGGGCCGGATGGCGGTGGCCGACGACCTGGACCACTGCTTCACCGTGCACTCGCAGAGCATTCACCGCATCCAGGAGAGCCACGCGATGCTCGGCTACCGGCTGTGGTCGGTCGCCCAGGATCAGCTGGCCCGGCGCCCGAGCACCGTGGACGTCCGATGA
- the hypE gene encoding hydrogenase expression/formation protein HypE: MSTDAAREEQVRNRIDRFRRRRPRLLDEVVTLAHGAGGKSSAALTDAVFLDAFRNAELEQLDDAAVLATASGQRLAFSTDSYVVQPLRFPGGSIGELAVHGTVNDLAVSGAIPQWLAAGFVIEEGFPIADLRAIVADMAAAAARAGVLIVTGDTKVVGRGAADGVYITTTGVGVIPEGRHLARERIRVGDKVVLSGSIGAHGMAVMLARGDLAIDADIVSDTAPVHELVEALLAAAPSTRWMRDATRGGVATVCNELVSGAPFAVVLAEDRVPVQPQVLGACDLLGIDPLYVANEGAFIAVVPADEAAAGVAALHDHPSGRHAAVVGEVVGEPTGIVALRTSFGGSRIVDMLVGDPLPRIC; encoded by the coding sequence ATGAGCACCGACGCGGCCCGCGAGGAACAGGTGCGCAACCGGATCGACAGGTTCCGGCGACGCCGCCCGCGGCTGCTCGACGAGGTGGTCACCCTCGCCCACGGCGCCGGCGGGAAATCCTCGGCGGCGCTGACCGATGCGGTGTTCCTCGACGCGTTCCGCAACGCCGAGCTCGAACAGCTCGACGATGCCGCCGTGTTGGCCACCGCATCCGGGCAGCGGCTGGCTTTCAGCACCGATTCGTATGTGGTGCAGCCGCTGCGGTTTCCCGGCGGTTCCATCGGGGAGCTGGCGGTGCACGGCACGGTCAATGATCTGGCGGTGTCGGGCGCGATACCGCAGTGGCTGGCAGCGGGATTCGTCATCGAGGAGGGATTCCCGATCGCCGACCTGCGGGCCATCGTGGCGGACATGGCCGCCGCCGCGGCCCGCGCCGGTGTGCTGATCGTCACCGGCGACACCAAGGTCGTCGGCCGGGGCGCCGCCGACGGCGTCTACATCACCACCACCGGGGTGGGCGTCATTCCCGAGGGCAGACACCTCGCCCGCGAACGGATCCGGGTGGGTGACAAGGTGGTGCTGTCCGGTTCGATCGGCGCCCACGGGATGGCGGTGATGCTGGCCCGCGGCGATCTGGCCATCGACGCCGACATCGTCTCCGACACGGCACCGGTGCACGAACTGGTCGAGGCGCTGCTGGCGGCCGCACCGTCCACCCGGTGGATGCGGGACGCCACCCGGGGCGGGGTCGCCACGGTGTGCAACGAACTGGTGTCGGGGGCGCCGTTCGCGGTGGTGCTCGCCGAGGACCGGGTGCCGGTGCAACCGCAGGTGCTCGGCGCCTGCGATCTGCTCGGCATCGATCCGCTCTACGTCGCCAATGAAGGCGCCTTCATCGCGGTGGTGCCCGCCGACGAGGCCGCGGCCGGGGTGGCGGCGCTGCACGACCACCCGTCGGGCCGGCACGCCGCCGTGGTCGGCGAGGTGGTGGGTGAACCGACCGGGATCGTCGCGCTGCGAACGTCTTTCGGCGGTAGCCGGATCGTCGACATGCTGGTCGGCGATCCGCTGCCCCGGATCTGTTGA
- a CDS encoding HypC/HybG/HupF family hydrogenase formation chaperone, whose product MCLGIPGRVVDIVDPEQHLATVDVNGVRRRISVRLLADDNLRIGDWVLVHVGFAMARIDEHEAALTLSQVQKMGADYVNEIEAFTSSEIA is encoded by the coding sequence ATGTGTCTGGGGATACCCGGTCGGGTGGTCGACATCGTCGATCCCGAACAACATCTGGCCACCGTCGACGTCAACGGGGTGCGCCGACGGATCAGCGTCCGGCTGCTGGCCGACGACAACCTGCGGATCGGTGACTGGGTGCTGGTGCATGTCGGCTTCGCGATGGCCCGGATCGACGAACACGAGGCGGCGCTCACCCTGAGCCAGGTGCAGAAGATGGGCGCGGACTACGTCAACGAGATCGAAGCCTTCACTTCGTCCGAAATCGCGTGA